Proteins co-encoded in one Acinetobacter lwoffii genomic window:
- the filD gene encoding putative pilus system OmpP1/FadL family transporter FilD, whose translation MKNIRLSPLLTGIILAGCSSYTFAQLGTNLSVDLRALSMGNAVTADPPGVNAVHFNPAALTKINGLQTEQQIIVANFDIQREFSVPAGYNVFGYSDDPIVCNDGPEVSSDLCTDFKGSVKGDVEYVSLYVPFLKKMVDLGEGLPLTAPTMGIAYNPPGSKATYATAVYAPLMAGFGHEDGNPANFMGQQVALERITYLSPSIGYEVNDQLSIGASIGMSYQAIGMKTDLRFPNELIGMLRMIDEVVCTPFKENSDIITDILLLGICNADEGMNPFGKFGQMQLELEQNLSPSYNLGILWEPREDFSFGMVYQSAAKMRLKGKYHIDNAKAPQEMIKGLMTSPTGQILAAILGFPTYIPSSESGLVSQDFEYPAHFQAGIKYKVMPDLQVNFDIGWTDYKVWDEFKFEFDRTISALKIAKILSANVTDSTLALPMGFESPWNFGIGMEYSATDRLKLRAGYEPRTSAIPKNKRNTMVPINGAQLFGLGVGYRFDADTDLDLSIGFLRSKDQIPANTSSLANQTGVNNLLLNPYAGLNVKTDTKITILGLNYRTRW comes from the coding sequence ATGAAAAACATTCGACTTAGCCCGTTATTAACAGGAATTATTCTTGCGGGCTGTTCAAGTTATACCTTTGCACAATTGGGAACCAACCTTTCAGTTGATTTACGTGCACTATCCATGGGGAATGCTGTCACTGCAGATCCTCCAGGGGTCAATGCGGTCCACTTTAACCCGGCTGCACTGACTAAAATTAATGGGCTGCAAACCGAACAGCAAATCATTGTGGCTAATTTTGATATCCAGCGTGAGTTTTCAGTACCCGCCGGATATAACGTATTTGGCTATTCTGATGATCCTATTGTCTGTAATGACGGTCCTGAAGTTTCATCTGATTTGTGTACCGATTTTAAAGGGTCGGTCAAAGGTGATGTGGAATATGTCAGCCTTTATGTCCCTTTTTTGAAAAAAATGGTGGATTTAGGGGAAGGCCTTCCTTTGACTGCACCGACCATGGGGATTGCATACAACCCACCTGGATCTAAAGCCACGTATGCGACTGCTGTTTATGCTCCTCTCATGGCAGGTTTTGGTCATGAAGATGGTAACCCGGCAAACTTTATGGGGCAGCAGGTTGCTTTAGAGCGGATTACCTATCTGTCACCATCCATCGGTTATGAGGTTAATGACCAGCTGTCGATTGGTGCTTCTATCGGGATGTCTTATCAAGCCATTGGGATGAAAACGGACTTGCGTTTCCCGAATGAGTTGATCGGGATGTTGCGTATGATCGACGAAGTCGTGTGTACGCCGTTTAAAGAAAATTCCGATATTATTACAGATATTCTTTTGCTCGGGATCTGTAATGCAGATGAGGGGATGAACCCATTTGGCAAGTTTGGTCAAATGCAACTGGAGCTTGAGCAAAACTTAAGTCCAAGCTATAACCTGGGAATATTGTGGGAACCGCGTGAAGACTTTAGTTTTGGTATGGTGTACCAAAGTGCTGCGAAAATGCGCTTAAAAGGTAAATATCATATTGATAATGCCAAAGCTCCTCAGGAAATGATCAAAGGTTTAATGACCTCGCCGACCGGCCAGATTTTGGCTGCAATTCTTGGATTTCCTACTTACATACCATCGAGTGAATCTGGTCTAGTGTCGCAGGATTTTGAATATCCGGCGCATTTTCAGGCAGGTATCAAATATAAAGTGATGCCAGATTTGCAAGTGAATTTTGATATTGGCTGGACAGATTACAAGGTCTGGGACGAATTTAAGTTCGAATTTGATCGTACTATTTCAGCCCTAAAAATTGCCAAAATTTTGTCTGCCAATGTCACTGACTCAACCTTGGCTTTACCGATGGGATTTGAATCGCCGTGGAACTTCGGTATCGGGATGGAGTATTCCGCTACAGACCGTTTGAAGCTTCGGGCAGGTTATGAACCACGGACCAGTGCTATTCCAAAAAATAAGCGTAATACCATGGTACCGATTAATGGTGCACAGTTATTTGGTTTAGGTGTTGGTTACCGTTTTGATGCTGATACTGATCTGGATCTATCGATTGGTTTCTTGCGCAGCAAAGATCAGATTCCAGCAAATACCAGTAGTTTAGCCAACCAGACTGGAGTAAATAACCTGTTATTAAACCCATATGCAGGTTTAAACGTAAAAACAGATACCAAAATTACTATTTTAGGCTTGAACTATCGCACTCGTTGGTAA
- the filC gene encoding putative pilus system protein FilC, which produces MDMNSKWMNKTFLALSIQMVMGVAFAAEEPALGEYETVDEEVVVETAASVPAQTGQVETQAAEESELGEYEAVEEAVVKTASPVETQAGQVVDASQALQQQEGDATQAANLEEVFTSNERQYSLIKQGEISSYYDIDYTYYRDTQLDIEMAQGQLYQLRVQENATHSMTNTFTFQYGVKDNLTLTASLPLVAKTDLLKDTSTAGLGDISLGARWEPFPLKAGRLPLILFANLSTKTGDSPYEINAATDLAAGKGYYSAGVGASTRKYIDPVVLFASVSANYGFKESGLNQRRGSRIIEEFEPGVSGGFAFGFAYSFNYDVSMTMSYQQSFNTGAEFSYNTGESYSAADQTSSTFAISLGVRVSPETIVNGTVGLGLTEDAPDVSLGLSFPLDILGFGKKIS; this is translated from the coding sequence ATGGATATGAACAGTAAATGGATGAACAAGACGTTCTTGGCACTGAGCATTCAAATGGTAATGGGCGTTGCATTTGCTGCAGAAGAACCAGCACTAGGTGAATACGAAACGGTTGATGAGGAAGTTGTCGTTGAAACTGCTGCATCTGTACCGGCTCAAACCGGGCAGGTCGAAACGCAGGCTGCAGAAGAGTCAGAACTAGGTGAATATGAAGCAGTTGAAGAGGCGGTCGTTAAAACAGCATCACCTGTAGAGACTCAGGCTGGCCAAGTCGTAGATGCATCTCAAGCTTTACAGCAACAAGAAGGAGATGCTACTCAGGCAGCTAATCTGGAAGAAGTATTTACGTCAAATGAACGCCAATACTCTCTGATAAAACAAGGCGAAATTTCATCATATTACGATATTGATTATACCTATTATCGAGACACTCAACTTGATATAGAAATGGCTCAGGGCCAATTGTATCAACTACGTGTTCAAGAAAATGCAACACATAGTATGACCAATACTTTCACTTTCCAATATGGCGTGAAAGATAACCTGACCTTGACTGCATCCTTACCTTTAGTGGCCAAAACTGACTTGTTAAAAGATACGTCTACTGCAGGTTTGGGCGATATTAGTTTGGGTGCTCGCTGGGAACCCTTTCCACTAAAAGCGGGTCGTCTGCCTCTGATTTTATTTGCAAATTTGTCGACTAAAACGGGTGATAGTCCTTATGAAATTAATGCCGCGACAGATCTAGCAGCAGGAAAGGGTTATTACTCTGCTGGAGTAGGTGCTAGTACGCGTAAATACATTGATCCAGTCGTGCTGTTTGCATCAGTTTCTGCGAACTATGGTTTTAAAGAATCAGGCCTAAATCAGCGTCGAGGTAGCCGAATTATTGAGGAGTTTGAACCTGGTGTTAGTGGAGGCTTTGCCTTTGGTTTCGCATATTCATTTAACTATGACGTTTCGATGACCATGTCCTATCAGCAAAGCTTTAATACCGGTGCGGAATTTAGCTATAACACGGGTGAAAGTTATTCTGCTGCGGATCAGACCAGTTCTACCTTTGCAATTTCCTTAGGTGTGCGAGTCTCTCCAGAAACCATTGTTAATGGTACCGTTGGCCTAGGGCTGACCGAAGATGCACCGGATGTTTCGTTGGGACTGTCATTCCCACTTGATATTTTAGGTTTTGGTAAAAAAATTAGTTAA
- the filB gene encoding putative pilus system C39 family peptidase FilB: MLEIALGSALMYYAAKEALDIKKQPNGAVHYTEVLDSRNDSFVRMHREAVEVKPALLDQFQGIVRQAYDYSCGSAALTTLLNGYVGTQLDEQQVMSGLMKFGETDKIVERRSFSLLDMKRFVSALGLESGGYRGEFKDLVNQDQPAIVPISYAGFKHFVVYKGYKNGRVYVADPALGNISFEERRFQDIWENNTLFLINVPEQYRKNFLALKESDMRHVEDATINRYALVDMQYPQFYMDKIADKASTIRMDRNRNTESEKFGEYQHNFLRLYYKNK, encoded by the coding sequence ATGTTAGAGATCGCGTTGGGCTCGGCATTGATGTATTACGCTGCCAAAGAAGCTCTGGATATCAAAAAACAGCCGAATGGTGCTGTTCACTATACTGAAGTTCTTGATTCAAGAAATGACTCTTTTGTGCGTATGCACCGTGAAGCTGTGGAAGTAAAACCGGCACTTCTGGATCAGTTTCAGGGCATTGTACGTCAAGCTTATGATTATAGTTGTGGTTCAGCAGCACTTACGACCCTCCTCAATGGTTATGTCGGTACGCAGCTGGATGAGCAGCAAGTCATGAGTGGGCTGATGAAATTCGGTGAAACGGATAAAATTGTTGAACGCCGTAGTTTTTCTCTGCTTGATATGAAGCGCTTTGTTTCAGCCTTAGGGTTGGAAAGTGGAGGCTATCGAGGGGAGTTCAAAGATTTAGTCAATCAAGATCAGCCTGCCATTGTTCCGATTTCCTATGCAGGATTTAAGCATTTTGTAGTTTATAAAGGTTATAAAAATGGCCGGGTTTATGTTGCAGATCCGGCACTTGGTAATATCAGTTTTGAGGAACGGCGTTTTCAGGATATTTGGGAAAATAACACTTTGTTCCTGATTAATGTACCTGAGCAATATCGCAAAAATTTTCTAGCATTAAAAGAATCAGATATGCGTCATGTAGAAGATGCTACGATTAATCGCTATGCCTTGGTTGACATGCAGTATCCACAATTTTATATGGACAAAATTGCTGATAAAGCTTCTACGATCCGTATGGACCGTAATCGTAATACAGAGTCAGAAAAATTTGGGGAATATCAACATAACTTCCTGAGACTGTATTACAAGAATAAATAA
- the filA gene encoding putative pilus system protein FilA: MKKFTKLVLATSVAFSANAMAMQAMDDASLSETTGQDGLTIGIGISKIAIEKLFIHDNDGLKDGYNLVNPTTGASTPQTAAAGSIVIRGTSDTAITDADRVNPTTTAHHGVLIGANYDDNGAYLLESRNLADLVIDSDAGNGNPFINVAAQVSGLDIKIGRIGVTASGAADPDSIRRGGAGVVNDIISGLEVKTGVINANIQLGAAPQGAMIKMNTVMVGGLEINNLGILDNSTKNQPVGLSGSSPVITREAGEIFIESIKIADAESNDLTISQNISVFNDGYVGTSTDVTKAAHVRIVSNDTGAKDQYIKGIHLGNRSAASSIGDMEVQGLQTFYSRTPGSYTKGAIITISGH, from the coding sequence ATGAAAAAATTTACAAAATTAGTTTTAGCGACTTCAGTTGCATTTAGTGCCAATGCGATGGCGATGCAAGCAATGGATGATGCATCTCTAAGCGAAACAACGGGTCAAGACGGTTTGACAATTGGTATCGGCATCTCGAAAATTGCTATTGAAAAATTATTTATCCATGATAATGACGGTTTGAAAGATGGTTATAATTTAGTTAATCCAACTACTGGGGCCTCAACTCCTCAAACTGCAGCCGCAGGTTCGATCGTGATTCGTGGTACTAGTGATACGGCTATTACAGATGCTGATCGTGTAAATCCTACGACTACGGCACACCATGGTGTATTAATCGGTGCCAATTATGACGATAATGGTGCCTATTTACTCGAGTCCCGTAATCTTGCTGACTTGGTGATCGACTCTGATGCAGGTAACGGTAATCCTTTCATTAATGTTGCTGCACAAGTATCGGGCCTTGATATTAAAATTGGCCGAATTGGTGTAACTGCCTCTGGTGCAGCTGATCCAGATTCGATTCGTCGAGGTGGTGCCGGTGTTGTAAATGACATCATTAGTGGTTTAGAAGTTAAAACTGGTGTGATAAATGCCAATATTCAACTGGGTGCTGCTCCACAAGGTGCAATGATCAAGATGAATACTGTAATGGTAGGTGGTTTAGAAATTAACAACCTGGGTATTTTAGATAATTCAACAAAAAATCAACCTGTTGGTCTTTCGGGTTCTAGCCCTGTGATTACACGTGAAGCCGGTGAAATCTTTATTGAAAGTATTAAAATTGCAGATGCGGAATCTAATGATTTAACCATTAGCCAGAATATTTCAGTATTTAATGATGGTTATGTAGGTACTTCTACGGATGTGACAAAAGCAGCGCATGTTCGTATTGTAAGTAATGATACTGGGGCGAAAGACCAATACATTAAAGGTATTCATTTAGGTAACCGTAGTGCAGCTTCATCTATCGGTGACATGGAAGTACAGGGGTTACAAACCTTCTACTCTAGAACTCCTGGTAGTTATACAAAAGGTGCAATTATTACTATTTCAGGTCACTAA
- a CDS encoding anthranilate synthase component I family protein: MTEALYHRPLKFESRLVTDLLSALKTLNHLVYLNNNGRPFIACCAQEYFVAQTSQIQSFKRIGIEQYQPSPSEFNLVINALKTPQENGFHGGYVGFIGYDYAAQQYIQYPDRPQPGLFIGQFPSYIKPISDGWMFYSDDPQAEQIFNHIQNLLNQDKIHSTFHLKNPCISRWTKSVYTQAFQKIQDYIVAGDCYQINLTQEFKGRAQGSLLATAQAFWTLTEAPYAGYLRIGDFELLSCSPELFIDFEKNRKIITKPIKGTMPRYTDPVLDEQSKQTLKASEKDQAENVMIVDLLRNDLSVYAETGSVKTPKLFNIESFNQVHHMVSEVEATLKAGVNPFEVLMSALPGGSITGAPKIRAMQIIAELEGAARGAYCGSMGYFNFDGTGSWNILIRSIQKYQEDVSLWAGGGITISSDCNAEYQECFDKVSAMLDLLNSWYQPE, encoded by the coding sequence ATGACCGAAGCTCTCTATCATCGTCCCTTAAAGTTTGAATCACGTCTGGTTACAGATCTATTATCCGCATTGAAGACATTGAATCATCTAGTGTATTTAAATAATAATGGTCGGCCTTTTATTGCCTGCTGCGCTCAAGAATATTTTGTTGCGCAGACATCACAAATTCAGTCTTTTAAAAGAATAGGGATTGAACAGTATCAACCCAGCCCATCTGAATTTAATTTAGTGATTAATGCATTAAAAACTCCTCAAGAGAATGGCTTTCATGGAGGCTATGTTGGCTTTATCGGCTACGATTATGCGGCTCAACAATATATTCAGTATCCAGACCGTCCTCAACCTGGTTTATTTATTGGTCAATTTCCTTCCTACATTAAACCAATCTCTGATGGCTGGATGTTCTATAGTGATGATCCACAGGCAGAACAAATTTTCAATCATATTCAGAACTTACTTAATCAAGATAAAATTCACTCGACATTTCATTTAAAAAATCCTTGTATCTCACGCTGGACTAAATCTGTTTATACTCAGGCTTTTCAGAAAATTCAGGACTATATTGTTGCAGGTGACTGCTATCAGATTAATCTGACCCAAGAGTTTAAAGGTCGTGCCCAAGGCTCCCTCTTAGCAACTGCCCAAGCATTCTGGACATTAACCGAAGCGCCCTATGCCGGTTATTTGCGTATTGGTGATTTTGAATTACTCAGCTGCTCACCCGAGTTATTTATTGACTTCGAAAAAAATCGGAAAATTATCACCAAACCAATTAAAGGCACCATGCCACGCTATACAGATCCAGTGCTGGATGAACAATCTAAACAAACCTTAAAAGCATCGGAAAAAGATCAAGCAGAAAATGTCATGATTGTGGATTTATTACGTAATGATTTAAGTGTTTATGCAGAAACAGGCTCGGTTAAAACCCCCAAATTATTTAATATCGAAAGTTTTAATCAAGTGCATCATATGGTGAGCGAAGTAGAAGCGACCTTAAAAGCAGGTGTGAATCCTTTCGAGGTATTAATGTCAGCCCTACCAGGTGGCTCAATTACGGGCGCACCTAAAATCCGGGCGATGCAGATTATTGCTGAATTGGAAGGTGCAGCACGTGGTGCTTATTGCGGTTCAATGGGTTATTTTAATTTTGATGGTACCGGTTCCTGGAACATTCTGATTCGTTCTATTCAGAAATATCAAGAAGATGTTTCTTTATGGGCCGGTGGTGGCATTACCATTTCTTCGGATTGTAATGCGGAATATCAGGAATGTTTTGATAAAGTTTCAGCGATGCTGGATCTGTTAAATAGCTGGTATCAGCCTGAATAA
- the hisC gene encoding histidinol-phosphate transaminase, with amino-acid sequence MNITTEQMRFWSPEVRELEPYTPGEQPKIQNILKLNTNENPYPPSPKVVEAVQKVLANSADVLRLYPDPDASKLKQAIAKQQHVPVETVFVGNGSDEVLAHIFKAFFVQEQPVLYPDITYSFYPVYSQFFGVKTKILPLNDDFEIVVDDYKQANGGIIITNPNAPTSIDLGLAAIEEILQANPDSVVVIDEAYVDFGAESAVKLVEKYENLVVCQTTSKSRSLAGLRVGFAIAQPHLIAALEAVKNSFNSYPMDRFAIAAAVASFEDQAYFEAQNQKVIASREKLVFQLNELGFKILPSSANFIFASLPSKDAGELASELRERGIIVRYFNKPRINQFLRITIGTDEQNQRLVDTLKNEILV; translated from the coding sequence ATGAATATCACAACAGAACAAATGCGTTTTTGGAGTCCTGAAGTACGTGAATTAGAACCGTATACGCCAGGCGAACAACCGAAAATCCAGAATATTTTAAAACTTAATACCAATGAAAATCCGTATCCACCATCCCCCAAAGTGGTAGAAGCGGTTCAAAAGGTACTTGCGAATTCGGCGGATGTGTTGCGTCTCTATCCAGACCCGGATGCATCAAAGCTAAAACAGGCAATCGCTAAACAGCAACATGTACCTGTTGAAACCGTCTTTGTCGGCAATGGCTCAGATGAAGTTTTGGCACATATCTTTAAAGCATTTTTTGTTCAAGAACAGCCTGTGCTTTATCCAGACATTACTTATAGTTTCTATCCGGTTTATAGTCAGTTTTTTGGCGTCAAAACCAAAATCTTGCCACTCAATGATGACTTTGAAATTGTGGTAGATGACTATAAGCAAGCCAATGGTGGCATCATCATTACCAATCCAAATGCGCCAACCAGTATTGATCTGGGCTTGGCGGCGATTGAGGAAATTTTGCAAGCCAATCCGGATTCAGTGGTGGTGATTGATGAAGCCTATGTCGACTTCGGTGCCGAATCAGCAGTCAAGCTGGTTGAAAAATATGAAAATTTAGTCGTATGTCAAACTACTTCGAAGTCACGTTCTCTTGCAGGGTTACGTGTTGGTTTCGCGATTGCTCAGCCACATTTGATTGCAGCACTTGAAGCAGTCAAAAACAGCTTTAACTCTTATCCGATGGACCGTTTTGCGATTGCTGCAGCGGTCGCTTCATTTGAAGATCAGGCCTACTTTGAAGCACAGAATCAGAAAGTTATTGCCAGCCGTGAAAAGTTGGTGTTTCAACTAAATGAGCTTGGTTTTAAAATTTTACCATCGAGTGCCAACTTTATTTTTGCCTCATTGCCATCTAAGGATGCAGGCGAACTTGCAAGTGAGTTGCGTGAACGTGGCATTATCGTGCGTTATTTTAACAAGCCACGTATTAACCAGTTCTTAAGAATTACCATTGGTACAGATGAGCAAAATCAGCGTTTAGTCGATACGCTAAAAAATGAGATTTTGGTGTGA
- the hisD gene encoding histidinol dehydrogenase has translation MGKLMRRLSTQDQNFKQAFADLLAFETVNDPELLKTVDQIIADVRQHGDAQVLKLTQQFDRHPAHQFSDLELSQEQLKAAFEGLTTEVREALELAASRVREFHQAQKQDGWTYVDALGNTLGQKVTPLDRVGIYVPGGLASYPSSVLMNAVPAHVAGVPEIIMVVPAPNGDLNPLVLAAAYLAGVTRVFTIGGAQAVAALAYGTETVPAVDKITGPGNRFVAAAKRAVFGQVGIDMIAGPSEILVYAEGQNNAEWLAMDLLSQAEHDTVAQAIFITPDEQLLNDVEQAIEMHLATLPKAEISRTSIANRGALVLVKDRQEASDLINQVAPEHLMLCLDDAEAMSDSIRHAGAIFMGRYTPEAIGDYCAGPNHVLPTSGTARFSSPLGVYDFQKRSSLIMCSQEGVKTLAKTADILAQQENLDAHARSARYRYQP, from the coding sequence ATGGGTAAATTGATGCGACGTTTATCGACCCAAGATCAAAACTTCAAGCAAGCATTTGCTGACTTGTTGGCTTTTGAAACTGTTAATGATCCTGAACTTTTAAAAACCGTAGATCAAATTATTGCTGATGTTCGTCAGCATGGTGATGCTCAAGTTCTTAAACTCACTCAACAGTTCGATCGACATCCGGCGCATCAATTTTCAGATTTAGAGTTAAGCCAAGAGCAACTAAAAGCTGCCTTCGAGGGTCTAACAACTGAAGTGCGCGAAGCCTTAGAACTTGCTGCATCACGCGTGCGTGAATTTCACCAGGCACAAAAACAGGACGGCTGGACCTATGTCGATGCTTTGGGGAATACGCTCGGTCAGAAAGTGACCCCACTGGATCGTGTCGGGATTTATGTACCGGGTGGTCTGGCATCTTATCCATCTTCAGTATTGATGAATGCAGTGCCTGCACATGTGGCGGGTGTTCCTGAAATTATTATGGTAGTGCCTGCGCCGAATGGTGATTTAAACCCATTGGTACTGGCGGCTGCATATCTGGCAGGCGTAACGCGTGTCTTTACAATTGGTGGCGCGCAAGCGGTTGCGGCATTGGCTTATGGTACAGAAACTGTCCCAGCAGTAGATAAAATTACCGGCCCAGGCAACCGTTTTGTTGCTGCAGCAAAACGTGCAGTGTTTGGTCAGGTCGGCATCGACATGATTGCAGGGCCTTCTGAAATTCTGGTATATGCCGAAGGCCAAAATAATGCTGAATGGCTGGCGATGGATTTGCTTTCGCAAGCTGAGCATGACACTGTGGCACAGGCTATTTTCATCACACCAGATGAACAGTTGCTGAATGATGTTGAGCAGGCGATTGAAATGCATCTAGCAACATTACCGAAGGCAGAAATTTCCCGTACTTCGATTGCCAATCGTGGTGCTTTGGTCTTGGTGAAAGACCGTCAAGAAGCGTCAGATTTGATTAATCAGGTGGCACCTGAGCATCTGATGTTGTGTTTAGATGATGCAGAAGCAATGTCTGATAGCATTCGTCATGCAGGTGCGATCTTTATGGGGCGTTATACGCCTGAAGCCATTGGTGATTACTGTGCTGGTCCAAACCACGTCTTGCCGACTTCAGGTACTGCGCGTTTTTCATCGCCACTTGGTGTCTATGATTTCCAGAAGCGCTCAAGCCTGATTATGTGCTCACAAGAAGGTGTAAAAACTTTAGCAAAAACTGCGGATATCTTGGCGCAACAGGAAAACCTAGATGCACATGCACGTTCTGCACGTTATCGTTATCAACCATAA
- the hisG gene encoding ATP phosphoribosyltransferase: MSDMRNDDPNFDVMGNFDHGLTLALSKGRILKETLPLLETAGINLLEDPDKSRKLIFPTTHKQVRILILRASDVPTYVENGAADIGVAGKDVLMEHGAQNVYEPLDLKIAVCKLMTAGKVGMQRPKGRLKIATKYVNLTRQYYASLGEQVDVIKLYGSMELAPLVGLGDYIVDVVDTGNTLRANGLEPLEEICKVSSRLIVNKASFKRKQALLNPILAQLEQAVEAREKAKHA; the protein is encoded by the coding sequence ATGAGCGATATGAGAAACGATGATCCAAACTTTGACGTAATGGGCAATTTTGATCATGGTTTAACTTTGGCATTAAGTAAGGGGCGTATCTTAAAAGAGACTTTACCTTTGCTAGAAACAGCAGGGATTAATCTTTTAGAAGATCCTGATAAATCTCGTAAATTGATTTTCCCGACCACGCATAAACAGGTTCGTATTCTAATTTTACGTGCTTCAGATGTACCGACTTATGTTGAAAATGGTGCAGCCGATATTGGTGTGGCCGGTAAAGATGTATTGATGGAACATGGCGCGCAAAACGTCTATGAACCATTGGACCTGAAAATTGCGGTATGTAAATTGATGACCGCCGGTAAGGTGGGGATGCAACGTCCTAAAGGTCGTTTAAAAATTGCGACCAAGTACGTGAATTTGACCCGTCAATACTATGCCAGCTTGGGTGAGCAAGTGGATGTGATCAAGCTGTATGGCTCCATGGAACTTGCACCATTAGTTGGTCTGGGCGATTACATCGTCGATGTCGTAGATACAGGCAATACCTTGCGTGCCAATGGTTTAGAGCCACTTGAAGAAATTTGCAAAGTGTCTTCGCGTTTAATCGTGAATAAAGCCAGCTTCAAGCGTAAGCAAGCATTATTAAATCCGATTTTGGCTCAACTGGAACAAGCGGTTGAAGCACGTGAAAAGGCCAAACATGCTTAA